The proteins below are encoded in one region of Paraburkholderia aromaticivorans:
- a CDS encoding DUF72 domain-containing protein, whose protein sequence is MDIRCGTAGWTDKTLIACKRFYPRGSSSAEARLRFYASQFPLVEVDSAYYAMPSASNAQLWFERTPDGFTFNFKSFRLFTGHQTSPDALPRDIAMALPEGITGPRKKNVYYRDMPDDIRDELWRRYLEALEPLRVSGRLGAVLFQFAPWITRAPDGLALVEECRARMAGYMMAAEFRNQSWFDEPHAAWSIEFLRERGIVHVIVDAPPDVTNRVHTVWEVTNPELAMVRLHGRNTQTWSATGAASAADRFDYDYDEAELTELAVPIRAIATRAGRTHVIFNNCFEDQGQRNARTLMSILGAIADPA, encoded by the coding sequence ATGGACATTCGCTGCGGCACCGCAGGCTGGACCGACAAGACGCTGATTGCCTGCAAGCGCTTTTATCCGCGTGGCAGCAGCAGTGCTGAAGCGCGTCTGCGTTTCTATGCTTCGCAATTCCCGCTGGTCGAAGTCGATTCGGCCTACTACGCGATGCCTTCGGCGAGCAACGCGCAATTGTGGTTCGAGCGCACGCCCGACGGCTTCACGTTCAACTTCAAGTCGTTTCGCCTTTTCACCGGGCATCAGACTTCGCCCGACGCGTTGCCGCGCGACATTGCGATGGCGCTGCCGGAAGGCATCACCGGCCCGCGCAAGAAGAACGTGTACTACCGCGACATGCCGGACGATATCCGCGATGAACTGTGGCGGCGCTATCTGGAAGCGCTCGAACCGCTGCGCGTGAGCGGGCGCCTCGGCGCCGTGCTGTTCCAGTTCGCGCCGTGGATCACGCGCGCGCCGGACGGCCTCGCGCTGGTCGAGGAATGCCGGGCGCGGATGGCGGGCTACATGATGGCGGCGGAATTTCGCAATCAGTCGTGGTTCGATGAGCCGCATGCGGCGTGGTCGATCGAGTTTCTGCGCGAGCGCGGCATCGTGCATGTGATCGTCGACGCGCCGCCGGACGTGACTAACCGCGTGCATACCGTGTGGGAGGTGACGAATCCTGAACTCGCGATGGTGCGTCTGCATGGGCGCAACACACAGACATGGAGCGCGACCGGCGCGGCGAGTGCTGCGGATCGGTTTGATTATGACTATGACGAGGCCGAGTTGACAGAGCTGGCGGTGCCGATTCGCGCGATCGCGACGCGGGCGGGACGCACGCATGTCATTTTTAATAATTGCTTTGAGGATCAGGGGCAGCGGAATGCGAGGACTTTAATGAGCATCCTGGGGGCGATTGCGGACCCGGCATGA
- a CDS encoding hybrid sensor histidine kinase/response regulator: MPFPAQDHGCSGWREEMAQRISAFDWAATGLGAIENWPRSLTATVQLLLASPVPLVLLWGKPGYMIYNDAYAIFAGGRHPYLLGCPVEHGWPEVADFNRHVMATCLAGGTLSYRDKELVLLRDGKPEDVWMDLYYSPVADDSGAPAGVLAVVVETTARVLTERWRQRAEAELHETNERLQLALNTGTVLGTWVLDARTGKVSGDERFARTFSFLQEEAAKGVERHATLHMLHPDDQALNDQLTAEAIRTRQPFRAEFRIRRPDGDYLWVQANGQCEFDEHGEPTRFPGVLIDIHERKIAEQSLRQLTETLEQRVADAVAARALAEEQLRQAQKMEAIGSLTGGVAHDFNNVLQVINGNLQMLAADAGGHPATLRRLSAATDAVKRGAKLAAHLLAFARRQPLSPTVLNPRRLLSGMSEMLHRALGETVRIDTVLSDDLWNVQADRNQLENALLNLAINARDAMQGDGTLTVRAANQVLDAAFCRGKPELSPGEYVVFSVTDTGAGMPPEILQRVFEPFFTTKPDGHGTGLGLSMVFGFVRQSGGHTLIDSEVGRGTTVSLFFPRCCEAETPEAVDETAAPTGGGETVLVVEDDADVRLTAVEMLAQLGYKVLTASSGDAAIEFIDSDVPIDLLFTDVVMPGKIKSVELAQRAAARSPAVPTLFTSGYARDEIVHHGKLDAGITLLSKPYRRDDLARKVRGVLRAGAATAAGVALPVSVAEGQIAACVPPAVYDPGRESRPESQPPAAYDPGSESRPENQPPAAEPLPQRKSPLGTARSAGTPARVLLVEDDMDSREAFSDLLNALGLDCTAVASAEEALPLVPAQHFDILFTDLTLPGMSGDSLARAMLRQQPGIRVLLVSGYGKSAQIGDAIPGARLLGKPLDIAELRRELADWIDHTEAAS, encoded by the coding sequence ATGCCTTTTCCGGCACAAGACCACGGCTGCTCCGGCTGGCGCGAGGAGATGGCGCAGCGCATCAGCGCATTCGACTGGGCCGCCACCGGCCTCGGCGCCATCGAAAACTGGCCGCGCAGTCTGACTGCCACCGTCCAGTTGCTGCTCGCCTCGCCCGTGCCGCTGGTGCTGCTGTGGGGCAAGCCCGGCTACATGATCTACAACGACGCCTACGCGATCTTCGCGGGCGGACGGCATCCCTATCTGCTCGGCTGCCCGGTCGAACACGGCTGGCCGGAAGTCGCCGATTTCAACCGGCATGTCATGGCCACGTGTCTCGCGGGCGGCACGCTGTCGTATCGCGACAAGGAACTGGTGCTGCTGCGCGACGGCAAACCCGAAGACGTGTGGATGGATCTCTACTACAGCCCGGTCGCCGACGACAGCGGCGCACCGGCCGGCGTGCTGGCAGTGGTCGTCGAAACCACCGCGCGCGTGCTCACCGAACGCTGGCGGCAACGCGCCGAAGCCGAACTGCACGAAACCAACGAACGGCTGCAGCTCGCGCTCAATACCGGCACGGTGCTCGGCACGTGGGTGCTGGATGCGCGCACGGGCAAGGTCAGCGGCGACGAGCGTTTCGCGCGCACCTTTTCCTTTCTGCAGGAAGAAGCCGCGAAAGGAGTCGAGCGCCACGCCACCCTCCACATGCTTCATCCGGACGACCAGGCGCTCAACGATCAACTGACCGCCGAGGCAATCCGCACGCGGCAGCCGTTTCGCGCCGAGTTTCGAATCCGGCGACCCGATGGCGACTATCTCTGGGTGCAGGCAAACGGCCAGTGCGAATTCGACGAGCATGGCGAACCGACACGCTTTCCCGGCGTGCTGATCGACATTCACGAACGCAAGATCGCCGAACAGTCGCTGCGCCAGTTGACCGAGACGCTCGAACAGCGTGTCGCCGACGCGGTCGCGGCGCGCGCTTTGGCCGAGGAACAATTGCGCCAGGCGCAGAAGATGGAAGCAATCGGCAGCCTCACGGGCGGCGTCGCGCACGACTTCAACAACGTGCTGCAGGTGATCAACGGCAACCTGCAAATGCTCGCCGCCGATGCCGGCGGCCACCCGGCCACGCTGCGCCGCCTGTCCGCCGCGACGGACGCCGTCAAACGCGGCGCGAAACTGGCTGCGCATCTGCTCGCCTTCGCACGGCGCCAGCCGCTCTCGCCGACCGTGCTGAATCCGCGCCGCCTGCTGAGCGGCATGAGCGAGATGCTGCATCGCGCGCTTGGCGAAACCGTCCGCATCGACACGGTCCTGAGCGACGATCTGTGGAACGTGCAGGCCGACCGCAATCAACTGGAAAACGCGCTGCTCAATCTCGCGATCAATGCGCGCGACGCCATGCAGGGAGATGGCACGCTCACCGTGCGCGCGGCCAACCAAGTGCTGGATGCCGCGTTCTGCCGCGGCAAACCGGAACTGTCGCCGGGTGAATACGTGGTGTTTTCCGTCACCGACACCGGCGCCGGCATGCCGCCCGAGATCCTGCAACGCGTGTTCGAACCGTTCTTCACGACCAAGCCCGACGGCCACGGCACCGGCCTCGGCCTGAGCATGGTGTTCGGCTTCGTCAGGCAAAGTGGCGGCCATACCTTGATTGACAGCGAAGTGGGACGCGGCACCACCGTCTCGTTGTTTTTCCCGCGCTGCTGCGAAGCCGAAACCCCGGAAGCCGTCGACGAGACCGCGGCGCCGACCGGCGGCGGCGAAACGGTTCTGGTCGTCGAAGACGATGCCGACGTGCGGCTGACCGCCGTCGAAATGCTCGCGCAACTCGGCTACAAGGTGCTGACCGCGTCGAGCGGCGACGCGGCGATCGAGTTCATCGACAGCGACGTGCCGATCGATCTGCTGTTCACGGACGTGGTGATGCCCGGCAAGATCAAAAGCGTGGAACTCGCGCAGCGGGCCGCGGCGCGCTCGCCCGCCGTGCCGACCCTCTTCACTTCCGGCTATGCACGCGACGAAATCGTCCATCACGGCAAACTCGACGCCGGCATCACGTTGCTCTCGAAACCGTACCGGCGCGACGATCTCGCCCGCAAGGTGCGCGGCGTGTTGCGCGCCGGCGCGGCCACGGCAGCCGGTGTGGCGTTGCCCGTGTCCGTCGCCGAAGGACAGATCGCCGCCTGCGTGCCGCCCGCCGTGTACGACCCCGGCAGGGAATCCAGGCCGGAAAGCCAGCCGCCCGCCGCTTACGACCCCGGCAGCGAATCAAGGCCGGAAAACCAGCCGCCCGCCGCTGAGCCTCTCCCCCAAAGGAAGTCCCCTTTAGGGACGGCGCGCTCGGCTGGAACGCCGGCTCGTGTGCTGCTGGTCGAAGACGACATGGACTCACGCGAAGCATTCAGCGACCTGCTGAACGCCCTCGGCCTCGATTGCACCGCGGTCGCGAGCGCGGAAGAAGCGCTGCCGCTCGTGCCTGCGCAACACTTCGACATCCTCTTCACCGATCTCACGTTGCCCGGCATGTCCGGCGACAGCCTCGCGCGCGCCATGTTGCGGCAGCAGCCGGGTATTCGCGTGCTGCTGGTGTCGGGCTACGGCAAGAGCGCGCAGATCGGCGATGCCATTCCCGGCGCGCGCCTGCTCGGCAAACCGCTCGATATCGCGGAATTGCGGCGCGAACTCGCGGACTGGATCGATCACACCGAAGCAGCGTCCTAG
- a CDS encoding response regulator — MDRPAKIIVLDDEVELRNMLQRFLRGHGFDVRVAEDGKRLDRYLEREPFDLLVLDLMIGEEDGLAICARLREQGQTLPILMLTAKGDPLDRVVGLETGADDYLAKPFLPRELVARINALLRRQKIASGEVTVTSQSVSFGDFSLDVGKQQLSRAGELLDIHSAQMLLLIALASSPNRPVSRDNLLARARGREHDALDRSIDVQVLRLRQIVEDDPSKPRFIKTVWGVGYMLIADVDS, encoded by the coding sequence ATGGATCGCCCCGCCAAAATCATCGTGCTCGACGACGAAGTCGAATTGCGCAACATGCTGCAGCGCTTTCTGCGCGGGCACGGCTTCGACGTGCGCGTCGCGGAGGACGGCAAGCGTCTCGACCGCTACCTCGAGCGTGAGCCCTTCGATCTGCTGGTGCTCGATCTGATGATCGGCGAAGAGGACGGCCTTGCCATTTGCGCCCGCCTGCGCGAGCAGGGCCAGACCTTGCCGATCCTGATGCTGACCGCGAAGGGCGATCCGCTCGACCGCGTGGTCGGCCTCGAAACCGGTGCCGACGACTACCTCGCCAAACCGTTCCTGCCGCGTGAACTGGTGGCGCGCATCAACGCGCTGCTGCGGCGCCAGAAGATCGCCTCGGGCGAGGTCACCGTGACGTCGCAAAGCGTGAGCTTCGGCGATTTCTCGCTCGACGTCGGCAAGCAGCAGTTGTCGCGCGCGGGCGAGTTGCTGGACATTCACTCGGCGCAGATGCTGCTGCTGATCGCGCTAGCGTCGTCGCCGAACCGGCCGGTGAGCCGCGACAATCTGCTGGCGCGCGCGCGGGGCCGCGAGCACGATGCGCTCGATCGCAGCATCGACGTGCAGGTGCTGCGGCTCAGGCAGATCGTTGAGGACGATCCGTCCAAGCCGCGCTTCATCAAGACCGTGTGGGGTGTCGGCTACATGCTGATCGCGGACGTCGACTCATGA
- a CDS encoding LysR family transcriptional regulator: MKQNFTVRQGALDGVEAFLSVAQHRSFRRAAAELGVTPSAISQTVRMLEARVGAALFVRTTRSVGLTEAGERFLSRAKPAFEELIGASELARELGQKPAGLLRLSVPSAVVPIVLEPLIASFCRAYPEVEVEIVASAELVDLAAEGFDAGVRMGQFIEGDMVAVRLTPPFPFMVVGSPDYLRRCGRPERIDDLRNHTCLRMRRSNGAIAPWPFVDGNKSVEAIVSGPLIAHDYPTLLGAAIQGVGLAQVPGPLATAPIADGRLEALLMPFAVTTPGVFLYHSGRRQVLPKLRAFIEHVKYNH, encoded by the coding sequence ATGAAGCAGAACTTCACAGTCCGGCAAGGCGCGCTCGACGGTGTCGAGGCGTTCCTGAGCGTGGCCCAGCACCGCAGCTTTCGTAGAGCGGCCGCGGAACTAGGCGTGACGCCTTCGGCCATCAGCCAAACGGTACGCATGCTTGAGGCACGCGTCGGCGCCGCGCTTTTCGTCCGCACCACGCGGAGCGTCGGCCTGACCGAAGCCGGTGAACGATTCCTTTCGCGGGCGAAGCCCGCCTTCGAAGAACTCATCGGTGCAAGCGAGCTTGCGCGTGAACTCGGACAAAAACCGGCGGGACTGTTGCGCCTCTCGGTGCCGAGTGCGGTCGTGCCGATCGTGTTGGAGCCGCTGATCGCATCGTTTTGCCGGGCCTATCCCGAAGTCGAGGTCGAGATCGTCGCAAGCGCGGAATTGGTCGACCTCGCGGCCGAAGGATTTGACGCCGGCGTCCGCATGGGCCAGTTCATCGAAGGCGACATGGTCGCGGTGCGTCTGACGCCGCCGTTCCCGTTCATGGTCGTGGGCAGCCCTGACTATCTGCGTCGATGTGGTCGGCCAGAGCGCATCGACGATCTGCGAAACCACACTTGCCTGCGCATGCGCCGCTCGAACGGGGCGATCGCGCCTTGGCCTTTTGTCGACGGCAACAAGTCAGTTGAGGCAATCGTCTCCGGGCCGCTTATCGCGCATGACTATCCGACGCTCCTCGGAGCGGCGATTCAAGGCGTGGGACTTGCACAGGTGCCCGGACCGCTTGCCACAGCGCCGATTGCCGATGGCCGATTGGAAGCGCTACTCATGCCCTTCGCCGTCACGACGCCAGGGGTTTTTCTATACCACTCAGGCAGACGCCAGGTCTTGCCCAAACTGCGCGCGTTCATCGAGCACGTTAAATACAATCACTGA
- a CDS encoding DUF1634 domain-containing protein: MTIGIALFILLPVMRLILMLGVFLHQRDYRFSAIAALVLAIVAVGLVVGAA; this comes from the coding sequence GTGACTATCGGCATCGCGCTTTTTATCCTGCTGCCGGTAATGCGGCTTATATTGATGTTAGGCGTGTTCCTGCATCAACGGGATTACCGGTTCAGCGCGATCGCCGCACTCGTGCTGGCGATCGTGGCAGTGGGATTGGTGGTTGGCGCGGCATGA
- a CDS encoding DUF2252 domain-containing protein: protein MPKKNITRNKLPKPDARQALLTTRRNARMARSAHAYVRGNTSNFYEWLDGIEGHALPEGPAIWICGDCHTGNLGPVADAQGRVEIQIRDLDQTVIGNPAHDLIRLGLSLATAARGSDLPGVTTVRMMEAIADGYERAFDEAAGNADIHEEKPEAVRVVMREAVRRSWRHLAEERIEDLEPSIPLGPRFWPLAKSERREIETLFEKGSLARLATVLRGAGDQADVEVLDAAYWVKGCSSLGRLRYAVLLDIDGAAVEGDDLCLIDIKEAAQAAAPRYPGVRMPRDNAERVVEGARHLSPSLGERMRAARLADRAVVIRELLPQDMKLTIEQLTRDEAMKAARFLAMVVGKAHARQMDSAERKAWLTELRRNRSKTLDAPGWLWTGIVELVSSHAAGYLEHCRRYATGRDDV, encoded by the coding sequence ATGCCCAAGAAAAACATCACACGAAACAAGCTGCCAAAACCGGATGCGCGCCAGGCGCTGTTGACCACACGTCGCAATGCCAGAATGGCGCGCTCGGCGCACGCTTATGTACGCGGCAACACCAGCAATTTCTACGAATGGCTCGACGGCATCGAAGGCCATGCTTTGCCGGAAGGGCCCGCGATCTGGATTTGCGGCGATTGCCACACCGGTAATCTCGGACCTGTCGCCGATGCGCAAGGACGCGTCGAAATCCAGATTCGCGACCTCGACCAGACCGTGATCGGCAATCCGGCGCACGACCTGATTCGCCTCGGTCTGTCATTGGCGACCGCCGCGCGCGGTTCGGACCTGCCGGGCGTGACGACCGTCCGCATGATGGAAGCGATCGCGGACGGTTACGAGCGTGCCTTCGACGAAGCCGCGGGGAACGCCGACATCCACGAGGAAAAGCCCGAAGCGGTGCGGGTGGTGATGAGGGAAGCCGTGCGCCGTTCGTGGCGTCATCTGGCGGAGGAACGTATCGAGGATCTCGAGCCGAGCATTCCGCTCGGCCCGCGTTTCTGGCCGCTCGCCAAAAGCGAGCGGCGCGAGATCGAGACGTTGTTCGAGAAAGGCTCGTTGGCACGGCTTGCCACGGTGCTGCGCGGCGCCGGCGACCAAGCCGACGTGGAAGTGCTCGACGCCGCTTACTGGGTGAAAGGCTGCAGTTCGCTCGGGAGATTGCGCTATGCGGTGCTGCTCGACATCGACGGCGCGGCGGTGGAGGGCGACGACCTGTGCCTGATCGATATCAAGGAAGCCGCGCAAGCGGCCGCGCCGCGCTATCCCGGCGTGCGCATGCCGCGCGATAACGCCGAGCGGGTGGTGGAGGGCGCGCGGCATCTGTCGCCGTCGCTTGGCGAGCGAATGCGCGCGGCGCGTCTCGCGGATCGCGCGGTCGTGATTCGTGAATTGCTGCCGCAGGACATGAAGCTGACCATCGAGCAACTGACGCGCGATGAAGCGATGAAGGCCGCGCGCTTTCTGGCGATGGTGGTCGGCAAGGCGCACGCGCGGCAAATGGATAGCGCCGAGCGCAAGGCGTGGCTTACCGAGCTACGCAGAAACCGTTCGAAGACGCTCGATGCGCCGGGGTGGCTCTGGACGGGTATCGTCGAATTGGTGAGCAGCCATGCTGCTGGCTATCTGGAGCATTGCCGGCGTTACGCGACCGGGCGCGATGACGTTTGA
- a CDS encoding GntR family transcriptional regulator has translation MTTDRSNQLPLYAQVEATLAARIADGTYPPGTQLPNEASLLATFNISRTTLQKTVQNLIARDLIEIRRGKGTFVTQPRLTRPLTELSGFVEDMRAHGRHPTARLVGKQIEQASEAVAGKLSLEPGTPVVHIRRVRLADGTPLSLDETWLPQDIGEKIMEDDLEAEPIFTLLEQKYGMPLIEAEYRLEAIAADKTIARALDIAPGSPIFLIERTSYGDGNRPVDYEKLYYRGDQIQFVTRLARRKPRGQ, from the coding sequence ATGACCACGGACCGCAGCAACCAGCTCCCTCTCTACGCGCAAGTCGAAGCGACCCTCGCCGCACGCATCGCCGACGGCACCTATCCGCCGGGCACCCAACTCCCCAACGAAGCCAGCCTGCTCGCCACGTTCAATATCAGCCGCACCACCCTGCAGAAGACCGTGCAAAACCTGATCGCGCGCGACCTGATCGAAATCCGCCGCGGCAAGGGCACCTTCGTCACCCAACCGCGCCTGACCCGGCCGCTCACCGAACTGAGCGGCTTCGTCGAAGACATGCGCGCGCACGGCCGTCATCCGACCGCCCGGCTGGTCGGCAAGCAGATCGAACAGGCCAGCGAAGCCGTGGCCGGCAAGCTGTCGCTCGAACCCGGCACGCCTGTCGTGCATATCAGGCGCGTGCGCCTCGCCGACGGCACCCCGCTCTCGCTCGATGAAACCTGGCTGCCGCAAGACATCGGCGAAAAGATCATGGAAGACGATCTGGAAGCCGAGCCGATCTTTACGCTGCTCGAGCAAAAGTACGGCATGCCGCTGATCGAGGCGGAGTACCGCCTCGAAGCGATCGCCGCCGACAAAACCATCGCGCGGGCGCTCGACATCGCGCCCGGCAGTCCGATCTTCCTCATCGAGCGCACCTCGTATGGCGACGGCAACCGTCCCGTCGACTACGAAAAGCTCTACTACCGCGGCGATCAGATCCAGTTCGTCACCCGCCTCGCCCGGCGCAAGCCGCGCGGCCAATGA
- a CDS encoding ATP-binding protein, translating to MTRSLMHRLLPRTLLARNIALLIALVMLSQVCSLGVLLHYVQRPRVERAAAVFATYVTTLDNLLAATPPDARRGLTARLDARAQAPDEAAAEPPPNLLRAYVTYQRNVFLESLRAHLPADMPARWQSVGGQRLWIRMHAPADAPQAPYWIALPIPEDAQGSGLDAAIVLSLGLGALAALTGYLIQRHLNRPLQELTRAARRVSAGETPAPLPTDGPTEIATVSGAFNQMTQALQQAEATRALMLAGISHDIRTPLTKLRLSMAMAMPNGSDSSFVVAAESYLDQIETILQQFMDYAGSGERQQPEPGDLNALIERLAGDFAGLGHEFELSLATLPAVPYRPISMMRLLMNLMQNAIVYGGSGLAVRSWATREAVYVAVGDRGKGLSAQELEQLKAPFQRGRNARSHSGGTGLGLAIVERIARLHGGRLEFHARQGGGLEVWVVLPLSGSTR from the coding sequence ATGACGCGCTCGCTGATGCACAGGTTGCTGCCGAGAACGCTGCTGGCGCGCAATATCGCGCTGCTGATCGCGCTCGTGATGTTGAGCCAGGTGTGCTCGCTCGGCGTGTTGCTGCACTACGTGCAGCGGCCTCGCGTCGAGCGCGCGGCCGCCGTGTTCGCCACTTATGTGACCACGCTCGACAACCTGCTCGCCGCCACGCCGCCCGATGCGCGTCGTGGATTGACGGCTCGCCTCGACGCGCGCGCGCAGGCACCGGACGAAGCCGCCGCCGAGCCGCCGCCGAATCTCTTGCGCGCGTATGTCACCTATCAGCGCAACGTCTTTCTTGAGAGCTTGCGCGCGCATCTGCCCGCCGACATGCCGGCGCGCTGGCAAAGCGTCGGCGGCCAGCGCCTGTGGATCCGCATGCACGCGCCGGCCGATGCGCCACAAGCGCCATACTGGATCGCGCTGCCGATTCCCGAAGACGCGCAGGGCAGCGGACTCGACGCCGCCATCGTGCTGTCGCTCGGATTGGGCGCGCTGGCGGCGTTGACCGGCTACCTGATTCAGCGCCACCTCAACCGGCCGCTCCAGGAGTTGACGCGCGCGGCGCGCCGCGTCAGCGCCGGCGAAACGCCCGCGCCGCTGCCGACCGACGGCCCCACGGAAATCGCCACGGTGAGCGGCGCCTTCAATCAGATGACGCAGGCGTTGCAGCAAGCCGAGGCGACGCGCGCGCTGATGCTCGCGGGCATCTCGCACGACATCCGCACGCCGTTGACCAAGCTGCGCCTTTCGATGGCGATGGCGATGCCCAACGGCAGCGACAGCAGCTTCGTGGTCGCCGCCGAATCGTATCTCGATCAGATCGAAACGATCTTGCAGCAGTTCATGGATTACGCGGGCAGCGGTGAGCGACAGCAGCCGGAACCCGGCGATCTGAATGCGTTGATCGAACGGCTGGCAGGGGATTTCGCGGGGCTGGGCCACGAGTTCGAGCTGTCGCTCGCGACTTTGCCCGCTGTGCCGTACCGCCCGATCAGCATGATGCGGCTGCTGATGAACCTGATGCAGAACGCGATCGTGTACGGCGGAAGCGGATTGGCGGTGCGAAGCTGGGCCACGCGCGAGGCGGTGTACGTTGCAGTCGGCGATCGCGGCAAAGGTCTGTCAGCGCAGGAGCTGGAGCAACTGAAGGCGCCGTTCCAGCGCGGCCGCAATGCGCGTTCGCATAGCGGCGGCACCGGGTTGGGACTGGCGATCGTCGAGCGGATCGCGCGGCTGCATGGCGGCCGTCTGGAGTTTCATGCGCGCCAAGGTGGCGGGCTTGAGGTGTGGGTGGTGTTGCCGCTTAGCGGCTCGACGCGCTAG